From a single Chlorocebus sabaeus isolate Y175 chromosome X, mChlSab1.0.hap1, whole genome shotgun sequence genomic region:
- the BGN gene encoding biglycan: MWPLWLLASLLALSQALPFEQRGFWDFTLDDGPFMMNDEEASGADTSGVLDPDSVTPTYSAMCPFGCHCHLRVVQCSDLGLKSVPKEISPDTTLLDLQNNDISELRKDDFKGLQHLYALVLVNNKISKIHEKAFSPLRKLQKLYISKNHLVEIPPNLPSSLVELRIHDNRIRKVPKGVFSGLRNMNCIEMGGNPLENSGFEPGAFDGLKLNYLRISEAKLTGIPKDLPETLNELHLDHNKIQAIELEDLLRYSKLYRLGLGHNQIRMIENGSLSFLPTLRELHLDNNKLARVPSGLPDLKLLQVVYLHSNNITKVGVNDFCPVGFGVKRAYYNGISLFNNPVPYWEVQPATFRCVTDRLAIQFGNYKK, encoded by the exons ATGTGGCCCCTGTGGCTCCTCGCGTCTCTGCTGGCCCTGAGCCAGGCCCTGCCCTTTGAGCAGAGGGGCTTCTGGGACTTCACCCTGGACGATGGGCCGTTCATGATGAATGATGAGGAAGCTTCGGGCGCCGACACCTCGGGCGTCCTGGACCCAGACTCTGTCACACCCACCTACAGCGCCATGTGTCCTTTTGGCTGCCACTGCCACCTGCGGGTGGTTCAGTGCTCCGATCTGG GTCTGAAGTCTGTGCCCAAAGAGATCTCGCCTGACACCACTCTGCTGGACCTGCAGAACAACGACATCTCTGAGCTCCGCAAGGATGATTTCAAGGGTCTCCAGCACCTCTAC GCCCTCGTCCTGGTGAACAACAAGATCTCCAAGATCCACGAGAAGGCCTTCAGCCCCCTACGGAAGCTGCAGAAGCTCTACATCTCCAAGAACCACCTGGTGGAGATCCCGCCCAACCTGCCCAGTTCCCTGGTGGAGCTCCGCATCCACGACAACCGCATCCGCAAGGTGCCCAAGGGCGTGTTCAGTGGGCTCCGGAACATGAACTGCATCG AGATGGGCGGGAACCCACTGGAGAACAGTGGCTTTGAACCTGGAGCCTTCGATGGCCTGAAGCTCAACTACCTGCGTATCTCAGAGGCCAAGTTGACTGGCATCCCCAAAG ACCTCCCTGAGACCCTGAATGAACTCCACTTGGACCACAACAAAATCCAGGCTATCGAACTGGAGGACCTGCTCCGCTACTCCAAGCTGTACAG GCTGGGCCTGGGCCACAACCAGATCCGAATGATCGAGAACGGGAGCCTGAGCTTCCTGCCAACCCTCCGGGAGCTCCACTTGGACAACAACAAGCTGGCCAGGGTGCCCTCGGGGCTCCCAGACCTCAAGCTCCTCCAG GTGGTCTATCTGCACTCCAACAACATCACCAAAGTGGGTGTCAACGACTTCTGTCCCGTGGGCTTCGGGGTGAAGCGGGCCTACTACAATGGCATCAGCCTCTTCAACAACCCCGTGCCCTACTGGGAGGTGCAGCCGGCCACTTTCCGCTGCGTCACTGACCGCCTGGCCATCCAGTTTGGCAACTACAAAAAGTAG